A single genomic interval of Methylophilales bacterium MBRSF5 harbors:
- a CDS encoding lactate dehydrogenase — MNAVEIEEALSELAKQPFDAEEFPFDFLKAFGNKDTTIKMLRSSKSSSNISDIPGGVLQRNNIHISVCPEGDADNYLSKLKESASSAKGKVKIILATDGIDFVAENIVSGETVASEFKNFPHHFGFFLTLAGISTTKEIRNNPVDIQATGRLNRLYVELLKENQEWDTAERRHDLNQFMSRLIFCFFAEDTGIFPSKDLFTNTIDQMSDNNSGNVDFVISKIFHAMDVKYEDRVKEALPNWTHDFPYVNGGLFSGNRDVPKFSRIARSYLIHAGNLNWKTINPDIFGSMIQAISDDEERGLVGMHYTSVPNILKLLNPLFLDDLNQALQEAGDNQRKLINLKKRISRIRIFDPACGSGNFLVIAYKEMRKIESVINDLRGESHLRSEIPLSNFRGIELREFATEIARLALIIAEYQCDELYRGQKDALADFLPLDSENWIVHGNALRTDWLSVCPPTKQVAEDFSNDLFQEPKSQPFIDFRNEGGETYICGNPPFKGNADMDKSQKLDMKDCLSSFFPNWRSLDYICAWFYLAHIYCHKSNSSYAFVSTNSICQGQNIDNFWAEIRRLDVPINFAVLSFQWNNLASNNAGVTVVIIGCAKSNTKQNCYLYDSGLKREVNQINAYLIAGPNVYVKRASETISPISEMIKGNYYGLSEGLLMEKDGLKEAVDNGVSLNNIKIFKGSSELIKGMHRYCLWIPDEKALLKYSDNNFVQERIKSVYNARINSPDQMAKKMADTPYRFREMRECNTHTIAIPVVSSENREYLPVFLEENGTVFSHAVFALYDAPLWNFALIASRVHIVWISTVCGRLRSDFRYSNTIGWNNFPVPNLTEKNKIDLIRCTEDILIAREKHFPASVAELYKPDNMPENLLQAHKKNDEIIERIYIGRKFKNDTERLEKLFELYVKLTSTPSNSVTKGNLS, encoded by the coding sequence TTGAATGCCGTTGAAATTGAAGAGGCATTATCAGAACTAGCAAAACAACCATTTGATGCTGAAGAGTTCCCTTTTGATTTTTTAAAGGCATTTGGTAATAAAGACACCACAATAAAAATGCTTAGAAGTTCTAAAAGCTCTTCAAATATCTCTGATATACCTGGTGGAGTTCTTCAGCGAAATAATATTCATATATCTGTTTGTCCCGAAGGAGATGCTGACAATTATTTGTCTAAGTTAAAAGAAAGTGCATCTTCAGCTAAAGGAAAAGTAAAAATTATTTTAGCTACGGATGGTATAGATTTTGTAGCAGAAAATATTGTATCGGGAGAAACAGTTGCGTCGGAATTTAAAAACTTCCCCCATCATTTTGGTTTTTTCCTTACTTTAGCTGGAATTTCAACTACCAAAGAAATTCGTAATAATCCAGTTGATATTCAAGCAACAGGACGCTTAAACCGTTTGTATGTTGAACTATTAAAAGAAAATCAAGAATGGGATACCGCAGAACGCAGGCATGATCTTAACCAATTTATGTCGCGTTTAATTTTCTGTTTTTTCGCAGAAGATACTGGTATTTTTCCATCAAAAGATTTGTTCACAAACACTATTGATCAGATGAGTGATAACAATTCTGGAAATGTTGATTTTGTTATTTCTAAAATATTTCACGCGATGGATGTTAAGTATGAAGATAGAGTTAAGGAAGCATTACCCAATTGGACGCATGATTTTCCTTACGTTAATGGGGGGCTTTTTTCAGGAAATAGAGATGTTCCAAAGTTTAGTCGTATCGCTCGATCCTATTTGATCCATGCAGGTAATTTGAACTGGAAAACGATTAATCCAGATATATTTGGCTCTATGATTCAGGCTATTTCTGATGATGAAGAGCGAGGTCTTGTGGGTATGCATTACACAAGTGTTCCCAATATTCTTAAATTACTCAACCCATTATTTCTTGATGATTTAAATCAGGCTCTTCAGGAGGCTGGTGATAATCAACGAAAACTCATTAATTTAAAAAAGCGTATTTCTAGAATACGAATTTTTGATCCAGCTTGTGGTTCAGGAAACTTTTTAGTAATTGCTTATAAAGAAATGCGTAAAATTGAATCAGTAATAAATGATTTGAGAGGAGAGTCACATTTAAGATCTGAAATACCTTTAAGTAATTTTAGAGGTATTGAGTTAAGAGAATTTGCAACAGAGATCGCACGTTTAGCTTTAATAATTGCTGAGTATCAATGTGATGAACTTTACAGAGGTCAAAAAGATGCATTAGCAGATTTTCTGCCATTAGATTCTGAAAATTGGATTGTGCATGGAAATGCTTTAAGAACAGACTGGTTAAGTGTGTGCCCACCAACCAAGCAAGTTGCCGAGGATTTTTCCAATGATCTTTTTCAGGAGCCTAAGAGTCAACCATTTATTGATTTTAGGAATGAGGGAGGAGAAACATATATCTGTGGAAATCCGCCTTTTAAAGGTAACGCAGATATGGATAAATCTCAAAAGCTTGATATGAAGGATTGCTTATCAAGTTTTTTTCCAAACTGGAGATCGTTAGATTATATTTGTGCTTGGTTTTATTTAGCACATATATATTGTCATAAATCAAATTCAAGTTATGCTTTTGTGTCGACAAACTCAATCTGTCAGGGTCAAAATATTGATAACTTTTGGGCTGAAATTCGCAGATTGGATGTACCTATTAATTTTGCTGTTTTATCTTTTCAGTGGAATAATCTAGCCTCAAATAATGCAGGAGTTACAGTTGTAATTATTGGGTGCGCTAAATCCAATACAAAACAAAATTGTTATCTTTATGATTCAGGACTTAAAAGAGAAGTTAATCAAATTAATGCATATTTAATTGCTGGACCAAATGTATACGTAAAAAGAGCATCTGAAACTATAAGCCCAATAAGTGAAATGATTAAAGGTAACTATTATGGTTTGTCTGAGGGTCTACTTATGGAAAAAGATGGCTTGAAAGAGGCTGTTGATAATGGTGTCTCACTTAACAATATTAAGATATTTAAAGGCTCAAGTGAGTTGATAAAGGGTATGCATCGATATTGTTTATGGATTCCTGATGAAAAAGCTTTATTAAAATATTCTGATAATAATTTTGTTCAAGAAAGAATTAAATCTGTTTATAACGCTAGAATTAACTCGCCTGATCAAATGGCTAAAAAAATGGCAGACACCCCATATAGGTTTAGAGAAATGAGAGAATGCAACACACATACAATCGCTATTCCAGTAGTGTCATCAGAAAATCGTGAATATCTTCCTGTCTTTCTGGAAGAAAATGGAACTGTTTTTTCACATGCTGTATTTGCTCTTTATGATGCACCACTATGGAATTTTGCTCTTATTGCATCTAGAGTTCATATTGTATGGATTTCTACAGTTTGTGGCAGACTAAGATCAGACTTTCGTTATTCAAACACAATTGGATGGAATAATTTTCCAGTTCCTAATTTAACAGAAAAAAATAAAATAGATCTAATACGTTGCACTGAAGATATCCTCATAGCTCGTGAAAAACATTTTCCTGCATCTGTTGCAGAACTTTATAAGCCAGATAATATGCCTGAAAATTTACTTCAAGCACATAAAAAAAATGATGAAATAATAGAAAGAATCTACATTGGACGTAAATTTAAAAACGATACAGAGCGATTAGAAAAGCTCTTTGAACTTTATGTAAAATTAACTTCTACACCTAGTAATTCAGTTACCAAAGGAAACTTATCTTGA